The following proteins are co-located in the Vigna angularis cultivar LongXiaoDou No.4 chromosome 2, ASM1680809v1, whole genome shotgun sequence genome:
- the LOC108321167 gene encoding AT-hook motif nuclear-localized protein 9 — MDRGDQMALSGSYYMQQRGIPGSGAQPELHMSPNIRPLSNPNLPFQSSIGGGSIGSTLPLESSSISAHGVNMGAPPGAPPGEPVKRKRGRPRKYGTDGTVSLALTPTPTSSGHPGSLGQSQKRGRGRPPGTGKKQQLASLGELMSGSAGMGFTPHIINIASGEDIATKIMAFSQQGPRAVCILSANGAVSTVTLRQPSTSGGTVTYEGRFEIVCLSGSYLVTDSGGSRNRTGGLSVSLASPDGRVIGGGVGGVLIASSPVQVVVGSFQWGGSKTKNKKKESAEVAEVAMESDHQGVHNPVALNSISPNQNLSPNPSSLSPWSQSRPLDMRNSHVDIDLMRG, encoded by the exons ATGGATCGTGGGGACCAAATGGCGTTATCCGGGTCTTACTATATGCAGCAAAGGGGAATTCCTGGATCTGGAGCACAACCCGAGTTGCATATGTCACCTAATATTCGACCACTCTCCAATCCGAATCTACCATTTCAATCCAGCATTGGTGGTGGTTCCATTGGATCCACATTGCCATTAGAGTCTTCTTCAATTTCAGCTCATGGAGTCAATATGGGAGCTCCTCCCGGGGCACCTCCAGGGGAGCCTGTTAAAAGGAAGAGAGGAAGGCCTAGGAAATATGGCACTGATGGAACTGTGTCATTGGCATTGACTCCAACTCCAACATCATCTGGTCACCCTGGATCCTTGGGACAGAGCCAGAAACGTGGCAGAGGCCGACCACCTGGTACTGGGAAAAAACAGCAGTTGGCTTCTCTTG GTGAATTGATGTCTGGTTCAGCTGGGATGGGATTCACTCCTCATATCATCAACATTGCAAGTGGAGAA GACATTGCAACAAAAATCATGGCATTTTCTCAGCAGGGACCTAGAGCTGTTTGTATTTTGTCAGCCAATGGCGCTGTGTCAACTGTCACACTTCGACAGCCATCAACTTCAGGCGGCACTGTCACATACGAG GGGCGCTTCGAGATAGTGTGCCTTTCAGGCTCTTACTTAGTCACTGATAGTGGTGGCTCACGCAATCGAACTGGTGGACTGAGTGTGTCCCTTGCTAGTCCTGATGGTCGTGTCATTGGTGGAGGAGTTGGTGGAGTTCTTATTGCATCAAGTCCTGTTCAG GTGGTAGTTGGGAGTTTTCAATGGGGTGGATCAAAGacaaagaacaagaagaaggaAAGCGCGGAAGTTGCAGAAGTTGCTATGGAGTCAGATCATCAGGGAGTTCATAATCCAGTGGCACTGAACAGCATCTCACCAAATCAAAATCTTTCTCCAAACCCTTCATCTTTGAGTCCTTGGTCTCAATCGCGACCGTTGGATATGCGTAATTCCCATGTGGACATTGACTTGATGCGTGGGTGA
- the LOC108321168 gene encoding kiwellin-1, with amino-acid sequence MKRFFSNASFILLATLILASCIESEAQKCRPSGRIRGRKAPPGQCNQENDSDCCIEGKLYTTYECSPPMSSHTKAYLTLNSFQKGGDGGGPSECDNQYHSDDTPVVALSTGWFNHRSRCLHNITISANGRSVVAMVVDECDSTEGCDADHDYQPPCPNNIVDASRAVWKALGVPPNEWGGLDITWSDA; translated from the coding sequence ATGAAGAGGTTTTTCTCAAACGCATCCTTCATTTTATTAGCTACTCTCATCTTAGCAAGTTGTATTGAGTCTGAGGCTCAAAAGTGTCGGCCAAGTGGGAGAATCAGAGGAAGGAAAGCACCTCCAGGACAATGCAACCAAGAGAATGATTCAGACTGCTGCATAGAAGGCAAACTCTACACGACATATGAATGTTCACCACCTATGTCCAGCCACACCAAGGCCTACCTCACTCTCAACAGTTTTCAGAAGGGTGGAGATGGTGGTGGCCCTTCAGAATGTGACAACCAATACCATTCTGATGACACACCTGTGGTCGCACTGTCTACAGGCTGGTTCAACCACAGAAGCAGGTGTCTCCACAACATCACCATCAGTGCGAATGGAAGAAGTGTGGTGGCCATGGTGGTTGATGAGTGTGACTCAACTGAGGGATGTGATGCAGACCATGACTATCAACCTCCATGTCCCAACAACATTGTTGATGCTTCTAGGGCTGTCTGGAAAGCATTGGGAGTGCCCCCAAATGAATGGGGTGGCCTTGACATTACATGGTCTGATGCTTGA